A stretch of Paenibacillus sp. URB8-2 DNA encodes these proteins:
- a CDS encoding glycine zipper domain-containing protein: MFQGGSLWAGLLAGGMSQVQDTKSLQQGQLGKKEYTAHTVENVTGAVGVMAGVEYGAVLGSTVLPGVGTVVGAVLGGVLGDRVGRVVGNQAGNMISRNPLVQKVADPVEEAIK, translated from the coding sequence ATGTTCCAAGGCGGATCACTTTGGGCAGGCCTTCTTGCCGGAGGCATGTCGCAGGTTCAGGACACCAAGAGCTTGCAGCAAGGGCAACTGGGCAAGAAGGAGTATACGGCGCACACGGTGGAGAATGTAACCGGAGCGGTCGGCGTAATGGCCGGAGTGGAGTACGGAGCGGTGCTCGGCAGTACGGTGTTGCCCGGTGTAGGTACCGTCGTTGGGGCGGTGCTTGGCGGCGTACTGGGTGACCGGGTCGGCCGGGTTGTAGGCAATCAGGCAGGCAATATGATCAGCCGGAACCCGCTGGTTCAGAAGGTGGCAGATCCGGTTGAAGAGGCGATTAAGTGA
- a CDS encoding spore germination protein GerW family protein: MSEQIKQLLETALHNLKGINDAESVIGKPIQTPDGTVVIPICRASLGFVTGGTEFSSSVSSVLPFGGGIGGGMSLTPVAFLIIGPSGVQTVSLESPKDIYSRIIDLSPQLLEKLKDLLDR, encoded by the coding sequence ATGTCCGAGCAAATTAAACAATTACTTGAAACCGCATTGCATAATCTGAAAGGCATCAACGACGCAGAGTCCGTCATCGGAAAACCGATCCAGACGCCGGATGGCACCGTCGTAATCCCCATTTGCCGAGCAAGCCTTGGGTTTGTGACCGGGGGTACGGAATTTTCAAGCTCGGTCTCTTCGGTGCTGCCGTTTGGCGGAGGGATAGGCGGAGGCATGTCCTTGACTCCCGTCGCGTTTCTCATTATCGGCCCTTCCGGAGTCCAGACGGTATCGCTTGAATCCCCGAAAGATATATACAGCCGCATTATTGATCTGAGTCCGCAGCTGCTTGAAAAGTTGAAAGATTTGTTAGACCGGTAA